One window from the genome of Elaeis guineensis isolate ETL-2024a chromosome 5, EG11, whole genome shotgun sequence encodes:
- the LOC105045420 gene encoding beta-glucuronosyltransferase GlcAT14B, with amino-acid sequence MRKNGSLHSGRAFTDRRWLLPFLASVLVSITLFLATAFGLLSPQYNGDSLSLDIVSITSLDDSNGYFIEPGSQKRFEQPLVPESEPPRIAYLITGTKGDSLRMRRTLRAIYHPRNQYILHLDMEAPPRERIELAMYVKGDPMFSELENVRVIAKGNLVTYKGPTMIACTLHAIAILLKESLKWDWFINLSASDYPLMTQDDILHVFSTLPRNLNFIEHTQIAGWKVNQRARPIIIDPGLYLSKKFDIVVTNERRELPTAFKLYTGSAWVMLARPFLEYCIWGWENLPRTILMYYVNFISSPEGYFHTVICNSDDYRNTTISHDLHYIAWDNPPKQHPRSLSSKDYGKMVKSGAPFARKFAKNDPVLNKIDQELLGRSDGRFTPGAWCVGRSDNGVDPCSSRGNDSVLLPGPGAERLQELMKKLLAEDFRNGSCSSLRYDQTKRMWEAP; translated from the exons ATGAGGAAAAATGGGAGCCTTCACTCGGGGAGGGCATTCACTGACAGAAGGTGGCTTCTTCCCTTTTTGGCAAGTGTGCTTGTCTCAATTACTCTTTTCTTGGCAACGGCTTTTGGGCTCCTTTCCCCTCAATACAATGGGGATTCATTGTCATTAGACATTGTCTCTATCACTAGTTTGGATGATTCCAATGGGTACTTTATAGAGCCAGGTTCCCAGAAGCGCTTCGAACAGCCTTTAGTTCCAGAATCTGAACCACCACGTATAGCTTATCTTATCACTGGTACAAAGGGTGACAGCCTAAGAATGAGAAGAACTTTGCGGGCTATATATCATCCTAGAAATCAGTACATTTTGCATTTGGATATGGAGGCTCCTCCTCGCGAAAGGATAGAGTTGGCCATGTATGTTAAAGGTGATCCTATGTTCAGTGAGCTTGAGAATGTACGTGTGATTGCAAAGGGCAACTTGGTGACTTACAAGGGGCCTACGATGATTGCTTGCACACTTCATGCCATTGCGATTTTACTTAAGGAGAGTTTGAAGTGGGACTGGTTTATAAACCTCAGTGCCTCAGATTATCCTCTTATGACACAAGATG ATATACTTCATGTTTTCTCTACCTTACCAAGAAATCTTAATTTTATTGAGCACACACAAATTGCTGGGTGGAAAGT GAACCAACGGGCAAGACCAATCATTATTGATCCAGGTCTTTATTTGTCAAAGAAATTTGATATTGTTGTGACCAATGAACGCAGGGAACTGCCAACAGCTTTTAAATTATACACTG GTTCCGCATGGGTGATGCTGGCTAGGCCCTTCCTTGAGTATTGCATATGGGGATGGGAAAACCTCCCACGAACGATCTTGATGTACTATGTAAACTTCATCTCCTCACCGGAAGGCTACTTCCACACTGTCATCTGCAACTCCGATGATTATCGAAACACAACGATAAGCCATGACCTGCACTACATTGCTTGGGACAACCCTCCGAAGCAGCATCCCCGCTCCCTCTCCAGTAAAGACTATGGCAAGATGGTTAAGAGTGGTGCACCGTTTGCTCGGAAATTTGCAAAGAATGACCCTGTCTTAAACAAGATTGATCAGGAGCTTCTTGGCCGGTCTGATGGCCGGTTCACTCCAGGTGCATGGTGCGTTGGGAGATCAGACAATGGGGTAGATCCATGCTCCTCAAGGGGAAATGATTCTGTTTTGCTGCCTGGTCCGGGTGCTGAAAGGCTGCAAGAGTTAATGAAGAAGCTGCTGGCTGAAGATTTCCGCAATGGTAGTTGTTCATCACTGCGTTATGATCAGACTAAGAGAATGTGGGAAGCTCCTTGA